Proteins encoded within one genomic window of Granulicella pectinivorans:
- a CDS encoding alkaline phosphatase family protein, whose protein sequence is MRFALPMRLLSATLALSCVCVAQPDRKPMVVVISLDAFAAESLKDPNLPAPTLHWMMKTGAYAAAMQPINPTVTWPNHTAIITGVNASKHHVLVNGLIQGQRGTDDPKIQFAAPKKVLVAVPTVYDAAHEAGLTTAEVDWVAITHPGTIDWSFPERADEGPIVDDLVKDGSMTKDQVAHFFKPSQAWRDRIYTLAAVDILKKHHPNLSLFHLLALDGIEHKTGYGNDAGRNTIAFLDDRVKDIVDAVREGGDLDRTTFIIVSDHGQESTHYVMHPNALLRDSESKPGGQTYAIPEGGYALLYQQHATPESTEALAKVFRGQKGVRAVLTPEQAAKDGWPTPAQTNQAPDLLLYAQDDYRFGDGDKEPFVTTALEAGAHGFPNTVPLMQAIFIASGRGIKAEGKIPAIPNIDVAPTIAKLLGISFTGIDGKPLTAILK, encoded by the coding sequence ATGCGTTTTGCTCTTCCCATGCGTCTTCTCTCCGCCACCCTGGCCCTTTCGTGTGTCTGTGTGGCGCAGCCGGACCGCAAGCCGATGGTGGTCGTGATCAGCCTGGACGCGTTCGCGGCGGAGAGCCTGAAAGATCCGAATCTGCCGGCTCCTACGCTGCACTGGATGATGAAGACGGGAGCTTACGCGGCGGCGATGCAGCCCATCAACCCGACCGTGACCTGGCCGAACCACACGGCGATCATTACGGGAGTCAACGCCTCGAAGCACCATGTGCTGGTCAATGGATTGATCCAGGGACAGCGCGGCACGGATGATCCGAAGATCCAGTTCGCCGCACCCAAGAAGGTGCTGGTCGCGGTACCGACGGTGTATGACGCGGCCCACGAGGCCGGGTTGACGACCGCCGAGGTCGACTGGGTCGCGATCACGCATCCCGGAACCATCGACTGGAGCTTTCCCGAGCGCGCCGATGAAGGGCCGATCGTGGACGATCTCGTGAAGGACGGATCGATGACGAAGGACCAGGTCGCGCACTTCTTCAAGCCGTCGCAGGCCTGGCGCGACCGCATCTACACGCTCGCGGCGGTGGACATCCTCAAGAAGCACCACCCGAACCTGAGCCTCTTCCACCTGCTCGCCCTCGACGGCATCGAGCACAAGACGGGGTACGGCAACGACGCGGGACGCAACACGATCGCATTCCTGGACGATCGCGTCAAGGACATCGTGGACGCGGTGCGGGAGGGCGGCGACCTCGACCGCACCACCTTTATCATCGTCTCCGACCATGGGCAGGAGAGCACGCACTATGTCATGCACCCCAACGCCCTGCTGCGCGACAGCGAATCGAAGCCGGGTGGCCAAACCTACGCGATCCCCGAGGGCGGCTACGCGCTGCTCTACCAGCAGCATGCGACGCCGGAGTCGACCGAGGCGCTGGCCAAGGTGTTTCGCGGGCAGAAGGGCGTGAGGGCTGTGCTGACGCCGGAGCAGGCCGCGAAGGATGGCTGGCCGACGCCCGCGCAGACCAACCAGGCACCCGACCTGCTGCTCTACGCCCAGGACGACTACAGGTTCGGCGATGGCGACAAGGAGCCATTCGTAACGACCGCGCTCGAGGCCGGCGCGCACGGCTTCCCCAACACCGTGCCGCTGATGCAGGCGATCTTCATCGCCTCCGGACGTGGGATCAAGGCCGAAGGCAAGATTCCGGCGATCCCGAATATCGATGTGGCACCGACCATCGCGAAGCTGCTGGGAATCTCGTTTACGGGGATCGACGGAAAGCCGCTGACGGCGATTTTGAAGTAA